Proteins from a genomic interval of Clostridium scatologenes:
- a CDS encoding methyl-accepting chemotaxis protein: MKKWKLNNIKLSVKMIFSLIIPIASLILISCISIKYINQIHNGLIKNIYEETHMSEYWLLNADRDFYQALTDQMEMESTSDPKTLKDAKASYLENQKQTIDRVHKARDIIYSDKAKFENLKNKDSNLTLIQLFDSFDKDFSNWSKLFDPDKNILINKAEYLKNFDLARERINQIEGIMDDYNSSVISESRSLVNSIINIILIVSLCTIFLSILLGSYLIINIKKRTNVSIALMKKTAKFDLKYDKSYEQYLSEKDEFAEIINAESNIRNEFRSIIKKVVEETIVLKDAIKTVNENIFSLKDEIEDISSTTEELSAGMEETAASTQETTAASSEIEKHIEAISSKAALGSKSVESINERASKLKNDFSISHNNTSEMLNTVKEKLKNSLAQSKSVNQINELSDSILEITAQTNLLALNASIEAARAGEAGKGFAVVADEIRNLAETSRTSVSEIQKITKVVIDCVENLTNNSNELLKFVENDVTCDYQTMLDATDQYKLDADLVNDLVNNFSSTSKELVSSVENIVLTMNGIAEATNEGALGTSNIAEKVSSVVSKSNEIKESINSTEEGFNALNNMISKFNV, translated from the coding sequence ATGAAAAAATGGAAGTTAAACAATATTAAGTTGAGTGTAAAGATGATATTTAGTCTAATAATCCCTATTGCCTCACTAATATTAATCTCATGTATTTCTATAAAATACATAAACCAAATTCACAATGGATTAATTAAAAATATATATGAAGAAACACATATGAGCGAATATTGGCTGCTTAATGCTGATAGGGACTTTTATCAAGCATTAACTGATCAAATGGAAATGGAAAGTACCTCAGATCCAAAAACTTTAAAAGATGCAAAGGCTTCTTATTTAGAAAACCAAAAACAAACTATTGATAGAGTACATAAAGCAAGGGATATAATATATAGCGACAAAGCTAAATTTGAAAATCTGAAAAATAAGGATTCAAATTTAACATTAATTCAGTTATTTGATTCCTTCGATAAAGATTTTTCCAATTGGTCAAAGCTTTTTGATCCTGATAAAAATATATTAATTAACAAGGCAGAGTATCTTAAAAATTTTGATCTAGCTAGAGAAAGAATCAATCAAATTGAAGGAATAATGGATGACTATAATTCCAGTGTAATTAGTGAAAGTCGTTCTTTAGTAAACTCCATTATAAATATAATTCTTATTGTTTCATTGTGTACAATTTTCCTTTCAATTTTGCTAGGATCATATTTGATTATCAACATAAAGAAAAGAACCAATGTATCCATAGCATTGATGAAAAAAACAGCAAAATTTGATCTAAAATATGATAAAAGCTATGAGCAATACTTATCAGAAAAAGATGAATTTGCAGAAATTATCAATGCAGAATCAAATATAAGAAATGAATTCAGAAGTATTATAAAAAAAGTTGTTGAAGAAACTATAGTTTTAAAAGATGCTATTAAGACAGTAAATGAAAATATATTTTCTCTTAAAGATGAAATAGAAGATATATCCTCCACCACAGAAGAATTATCTGCTGGTATGGAAGAAACTGCAGCATCTACCCAAGAGACAACAGCTGCTAGTTCTGAGATAGAGAAACATATTGAAGCTATTTCTAGCAAAGCTGCCTTAGGTTCAAAATCAGTTGAAAGTATAAATGAAAGAGCTTCTAAATTAAAGAATGATTTTTCAATATCACACAATAATACCTCTGAAATGCTTAATACGGTAAAAGAAAAATTAAAGAACTCTTTGGCACAATCTAAATCTGTAAATCAAATTAATGAATTGTCAGATTCTATATTAGAAATAACTGCACAAACAAATCTACTAGCACTTAATGCTTCTATAGAAGCTGCAAGGGCTGGTGAAGCAGGAAAAGGATTTGCTGTTGTTGCTGATGAAATAAGAAACCTTGCAGAAACTTCAAGGACATCGGTTAGTGAAATTCAAAAAATAACAAAAGTAGTTATTGACTGTGTAGAAAATTTAACCAATAATTCAAATGAGCTGCTTAAATTTGTAGAAAATGATGTTACTTGTGACTACCAAACAATGTTAGATGCTACAGATCAATATAAACTTGATGCTGACCTTGTTAATGATTTAGTAAATAACTTTAGTTCAACTTCTAAAGAACTAGTATCTTCTGTTGAAAATATAGTACTAACTATGAATGGTATAGCTGAAGCCACAAATGAAGGTGCACTTGGTACAAGCAATATTGCTGAAAAGGTATCCTCAGTAGTGAGCAAATCAAATGAAATAAAAGAAAGCATTAATTCCACTGAAGAAGGTTTTAATGCTCTCAATAATATGATTTCAAAATTTAATGTATAA
- the glpK gene encoding glycerol kinase GlpK, translating into MGEYILTIDEGTTSARAIVLNHEGECISIADKEFNQYYPKSGWLEHDANEIWTTTIEVIKKALQSGNISDSEIKAIGITNQRETTVVWDKNTGKPLYNAIVWADRRTAEYCADLKSKGFESMVKEKTGLLLDPYFSGTKVRWILDNVEGAQAKAENGELYFSNIDGWIIWNLTNGKIHVTDYSNASRTLLFNINELKWDDELLKMLNIPTSMLPEVKPSSGYFATATNIFSKVIPITGVAGDQQAATFGQCCFKKGMSKITFGTAGVLTLNIGNKPKISKNGLLTTIGWGLDGKVDYLFEGTVYNAGSSIQWLRDEMGFIEESSDSEHFAEKVHTSEELYVVPAFTGFAAPYWDPYARGVIVGITRGTNKNNIVRATSESLGYQTRDLIDALNEDMGEKVQVLKVDGGACRNNLITQFTSDIIGIPVERPENVETTAAGAAYLAGLAVGYWESEEDIACHRKIEKVFKPIIDENERSKLYKGWKRAVNAALVWSKDR; encoded by the coding sequence ATGGGCGAATATATTTTGACTATTGACGAAGGGACAACCAGTGCAAGAGCAATTGTATTAAACCATGAAGGTGAATGCATTAGTATAGCAGACAAAGAATTTAATCAGTACTATCCTAAATCAGGATGGCTAGAACATGATGCTAATGAAATATGGACTACAACAATAGAGGTTATAAAAAAAGCTTTACAGAGTGGAAATATTTCTGATTCAGAAATTAAAGCTATTGGTATAACTAATCAGAGAGAAACAACTGTTGTTTGGGATAAGAATACGGGAAAACCTCTTTATAATGCTATTGTTTGGGCAGATAGAAGAACTGCAGAATATTGTGCTGATTTAAAGAGCAAAGGCTTTGAATCAATGGTTAAAGAAAAAACAGGTCTATTGTTAGATCCATATTTTTCTGGAACAAAGGTAAGATGGATATTAGACAATGTGGAAGGTGCTCAAGCTAAAGCAGAAAATGGTGAACTCTATTTTTCTAATATTGACGGCTGGATAATATGGAATCTTACTAATGGCAAAATCCATGTAACCGATTACAGCAATGCTTCTAGAACGTTATTATTTAATATAAATGAGTTAAAATGGGATGATGAATTGTTAAAAATGCTAAATATACCTACATCTATGCTGCCAGAAGTTAAGCCTAGCAGCGGATATTTTGCTACGGCTACAAATATTTTTAGTAAGGTAATACCAATTACAGGAGTTGCGGGAGATCAACAAGCAGCTACTTTTGGACAATGCTGTTTTAAAAAAGGAATGTCTAAAATTACTTTTGGTACTGCAGGTGTATTGACATTAAACATAGGTAATAAACCGAAGATATCAAAAAATGGATTATTAACTACTATTGGATGGGGATTAGATGGAAAAGTAGATTATTTATTTGAAGGTACTGTTTATAATGCAGGATCTTCTATTCAATGGTTACGTGATGAAATGGGATTTATCGAAGAATCTTCTGATTCTGAACATTTTGCTGAAAAGGTTCATACTTCCGAAGAATTATATGTAGTTCCAGCCTTTACGGGATTTGCTGCTCCATATTGGGATCCATATGCAAGAGGTGTTATTGTTGGAATTACCAGAGGAACTAACAAAAATAATATTGTTCGTGCCACATCTGAATCATTAGGCTATCAAACAAGAGACTTGATTGATGCCTTAAATGAAGATATGGGTGAAAAGGTACAAGTTTTAAAAGTAGATGGAGGAGCTTGCAGAAATAATCTTATTACGCAATTCACTTCAGATATTATAGGTATTCCTGTTGAAAGACCTGAGAATGTTGAAACAACAGCTGCTGGTGCCGCATATCTAGCTGGACTAGCAGTTGGATATTGGGAAAGTGAAGAAGATATTGCTTGTCATAGAAAAATTGAGAAAGTATTTAAACCTATAATTGATGAAAATGAACGTTCTAAACTTTATAAAGGATGGAAACGAGCAGTTAATGCAGCATTAGTATGGAGTAAAGACAGGTAA
- a CDS encoding LysR family transcriptional regulator — MDIKQLQTFMVVARLLNFRAAAEELNYSQSTVSDHIRNLEQELGVKLFERLGRKVFLNEEGKKLISPAEKIIQDDEEIHELFNKGEKIHGTLRIGAAETLCVFWLPPLLKEYSKIYPQVRIILKMADCLEFPELLEKNFVDVAFSLHDESKRKYLSQIDIFDDSTVFVSAPDCPLAALKKISMHELEDQAFILTESESGYSMELKNLLKKLNIKVDTIMELGSIEAIKQCVKKGLGITLLPRMVVKKEIENGELVALPVEIDGINIHAKLIYHVDKWMSAPMEALKNIVLLKNN, encoded by the coding sequence TTGGATATAAAACAACTTCAAACTTTTATGGTAGTAGCCAGATTGTTGAATTTTAGAGCAGCTGCTGAAGAACTTAACTATTCTCAATCTACTGTTTCAGATCATATACGCAATTTGGAACAGGAACTTGGAGTAAAGCTTTTTGAAAGGCTTGGAAGAAAGGTGTTTTTAAATGAGGAAGGAAAAAAGCTAATTTCACCAGCTGAAAAGATAATTCAAGATGATGAGGAAATTCATGAACTGTTTAATAAAGGAGAAAAGATTCACGGTACTTTAAGAATAGGTGCGGCAGAAACCTTATGTGTGTTTTGGCTTCCACCATTGCTCAAGGAATACAGCAAAATTTATCCTCAGGTGCGTATAATATTGAAAATGGCAGATTGTCTTGAATTTCCTGAATTGTTAGAGAAAAACTTTGTTGATGTTGCATTTAGTCTTCATGATGAGTCTAAAAGAAAATATCTTTCTCAAATTGATATATTTGATGATTCTACTGTTTTTGTTTCAGCACCAGATTGTCCACTTGCTGCTTTGAAAAAAATTAGCATGCATGAACTTGAGGACCAAGCTTTTATCCTTACTGAATCAGAAAGTGGATATAGTATGGAATTGAAAAATTTGCTTAAAAAACTAAATATAAAGGTAGATACTATTATGGAGCTTGGCAGTATAGAAGCTATAAAACAGTGTGTAAAAAAAGGACTTGGCATCACTCTTTTGCCAAGAATGGTAGTAAAGAAGGAAATTGAAAATGGTGAGCTTGTAGCGCTTCCAGTGGAAATTGATGGTATTAATATACATGCTAAACTGATATATCATGTAGATAAGTGGATGTCAGCACCTATGGAGGCTTTAAAGAATATTGTATTGTTAAAAAATAATTAA
- a CDS encoding FUSC family protein: MFKKSKQNLSNDNSFLTILKQSFQIRKGPFPWNKAVGAAISAGFPVIIGLIFGQLHLGLLGAIGSFSYLYTFNEPYAQRAKKIFFVVIGISLSVALGTLLSPYPILIIFTVGLIGAAATFIFGVLKIPGPAAIFFVLSFLMTTGMTIDPSSAPIRTTVVFASGCFAWIVSMIGWFRNPHNPEIKTLKEVYLSLAEFSEAIGNDNINNARQRAVNALKESEETILTGYIPWKNSFFFNRLVLLNEQANKLFLEMLELCSNKNTKLPKEFGELIRTLYTGIELVDSDVIKLNPISSELDKNYHKFLEIIYDIEAIINIPLEYIGHSIKISKPSLKMKLIKACNRDSMVFVNAVRFGFILSISTIIAFKFSFTRPYWITLSCASVMLGSTILSTFHRSIQRSCGTIAGIIIALVIFKLQPQGFMIVIINMCLTALTELFIAKNYALAAIFITPNALLIAETSTQIHNVSYFAAARITDIFIGSVIGLIGTYIIGRRSASSRLPDLMVKLIRSQARVLVRLASKAKENNDNTEWIKEKMKINLMNFKMAYNTALGEIPNDEKMLQMMWPAVFSLEHISYILEYGYIANGSLKISDENLAQLLLVFETMATAIEQRLPVQPKKVPIMEELPKICKEINILQEALSIK, encoded by the coding sequence ATGTTTAAAAAGAGTAAACAAAATTTATCTAATGATAACTCTTTTCTAACAATATTAAAACAATCATTTCAAATTAGAAAAGGCCCTTTTCCCTGGAACAAGGCTGTAGGTGCTGCTATATCTGCAGGATTTCCAGTTATCATAGGCTTAATATTTGGTCAACTTCATTTAGGTTTATTAGGTGCCATAGGAAGTTTTTCATATTTATATACTTTTAATGAACCCTATGCTCAACGTGCAAAAAAAATATTTTTTGTTGTAATTGGAATAAGTCTTTCAGTTGCTTTAGGTACATTACTATCTCCTTATCCTATCTTAATCATTTTTACAGTAGGTTTAATTGGAGCAGCTGCAACTTTCATATTTGGTGTACTTAAGATACCAGGTCCAGCAGCAATATTCTTCGTATTAAGTTTTTTAATGACGACAGGAATGACTATTGATCCATCATCAGCACCTATACGTACTACTGTAGTCTTTGCAAGCGGATGTTTTGCATGGATAGTTAGTATGATAGGCTGGTTTCGTAATCCACATAATCCTGAAATAAAAACACTTAAGGAAGTATATTTATCTTTAGCAGAATTTAGTGAAGCTATTGGTAATGATAATATTAATAACGCCAGGCAGCGTGCTGTCAATGCTTTAAAAGAATCAGAAGAAACCATTTTAACAGGTTATATTCCATGGAAAAATTCATTCTTTTTTAATAGATTAGTTCTTCTAAATGAACAAGCTAATAAATTATTTTTAGAAATGCTTGAATTATGCTCTAATAAAAATACTAAATTACCAAAGGAATTTGGTGAACTAATAAGAACCCTATATACAGGAATTGAATTGGTAGATAGCGATGTTATTAAACTAAATCCAATATCTAGCGAACTAGATAAAAATTATCATAAATTTTTGGAAATAATTTATGATATAGAGGCTATTATTAATATACCATTAGAATATATTGGACATAGTATCAAAATTTCAAAACCTTCGTTAAAAATGAAACTTATTAAAGCTTGTAATAGAGATTCAATGGTATTTGTCAATGCAGTTAGATTTGGATTTATTCTTTCAATATCAACTATTATAGCTTTTAAATTTTCATTTACAAGACCTTATTGGATTACATTATCCTGTGCCTCTGTAATGCTTGGTTCAACCATTTTATCTACCTTCCACAGATCAATTCAGCGTTCCTGTGGTACTATTGCTGGCATAATCATAGCCCTTGTTATTTTTAAACTTCAGCCACAAGGTTTTATGATAGTTATAATTAATATGTGTTTGACAGCATTGACAGAACTTTTTATTGCTAAAAATTATGCTTTAGCTGCAATATTCATAACACCAAATGCACTGCTTATAGCAGAAACCTCAACTCAGATACATAATGTTTCTTATTTCGCAGCAGCACGTATTACAGACATATTTATTGGATCTGTAATTGGGCTTATTGGTACTTACATTATTGGACGTCGTTCAGCTTCCAGCAGACTACCAGATTTGATGGTAAAGTTAATACGAAGTCAAGCTAGAGTATTGGTTCGTTTAGCATCTAAAGCTAAAGAAAACAATGATAATACAGAGTGGATAAAGGAAAAAATGAAAATAAATCTTATGAATTTTAAAATGGCATATAACACAGCATTAGGTGAAATTCCTAACGATGAAAAAATGCTTCAAATGATGTGGCCTGCAGTTTTTTCATTGGAACATATAAGTTATATACTGGAATATGGATACATAGCAAATGGGTCTTTAAAAATATCAGATGAGAATTTAGCACAATTACTTCTTGTATTTGAAACAATGGCAACAGCTATTGAACAAAGACTACCTGTACAACCTAAAAAAGTTCCTATTATGGAGGAACTTCCAAAAATTTGCAAGGAGATTAATATACTTCAAGAAGCACTAAGTATTAAATAA
- a CDS encoding histidine phosphatase family protein codes for MTDKNKGKVTLYLMRHGQTILNKAERTQGWCDGVLTKEGIEVAVNTGLGLSDVNFKAAYSSDLGRAIKTAKIVISENKSSTNLKLKEIEGLREVYFGKYEGEFQDIMFNDILNYLNVTSIKEAEAKYDFQKEYCNACAALDETKEAESYDIIIKRVMNNLKDICEENSKDNGGNVLVVAHGGVIRLIIDYLDKSFVLRALDNSSISKVVYENGTFKVESVNDTRYSEKGKAMKIK; via the coding sequence ATGACAGATAAGAATAAAGGAAAAGTTACTTTATATTTAATGAGACATGGACAAACTATTTTAAATAAGGCTGAGAGAACTCAAGGTTGGTGTGATGGTGTTCTTACCAAAGAAGGCATAGAGGTTGCTGTAAATACTGGATTGGGACTTAGTGATGTGAATTTTAAAGCAGCTTACAGCAGTGATTTAGGTAGAGCAATAAAAACTGCCAAAATTGTTATAAGTGAAAATAAGTCAAGTACAAATTTGAAATTGAAAGAAATTGAAGGTTTAAGAGAAGTGTATTTTGGAAAATATGAAGGAGAATTTCAAGATATAATGTTTAATGATATACTTAATTATCTTAATGTAACTTCAATTAAAGAAGCAGAAGCAAAATATGATTTCCAAAAAGAATATTGTAATGCTTGTGCTGCTTTAGATGAAACAAAAGAAGCTGAAAGTTATGACATTATAATAAAAAGGGTAATGAATAACTTAAAGGATATATGTGAAGAAAATTCAAAAGATAATGGAGGAAATGTACTTGTAGTAGCTCATGGAGGAGTAATTAGATTGATCATTGATTACTTGGACAAGAGCTTTGTTTTGAGAGCTTTGGATAATTCTAGTATATCTAAAGTTGTATATGAAAATGGAACTTTTAAGGTTGAATCTGTAAATGATACTAGGTATAGTGAAAAAGGCAAGGCTATGAAGATAAAATAG
- a CDS encoding methyl-accepting chemotaxis protein, translated as MKFKSIKTKMAISFGVLILIICIGLGTVSFIESYNTLASNATESLLQMAEQSAKFVETKVEGQLDVMEGLAGNYYIKSDTLSIDQKLNILKDEVKRSGHISMGIGDASGNVIFTDGVKANLYDRENYKQALQGKSSVSDPVLGKADNRLVMSYAVPIKEDGKVKGVLIATRDGSELSKLTSNIKYGKTGTTFMISKNGYTVANKDISLVRKMENVIEKSKNDPSLQELMKFETYMMEGKSGAAGYTYRDGTKKYIGYAPVKGTNWSLGISVPKAEVMESLTKNEKLEAFTTIMFVLIGVLIAFFITSFIAKPINAITKHLKIVASGDFTVPVPEKLLKMEDESGILASAVKDMQEIQGNVIRNIIEQSSNVTENMKQINMEMENLNKSIEEISATTEQLSDTTEKTAESAEEINDISNTIEKDAESISQKAEHSSESVLKATNMSEEMKQKAIKSRESIMSIYKNTKESLENAIKDSKEVSKINELSSAILAIMENTNLLALNASIEAARAGEAGKGFAVVADEIRSLSDDSKDTVTRIQEVTKNILEAVENLSSGAYEILEFIDKKILPDYNEIVVSHEKSSENFSDISNMVRDFSNTSYKLLTSVQNVSKLMQEISDSGNEQATGAQNIAGETSQITKMSGHVVELTEKAKEKSDSLANTVSKFKV; from the coding sequence TTGAAGTTTAAAAGTATTAAGACAAAAATGGCAATCTCTTTTGGAGTATTGATTTTAATTATTTGTATAGGACTTGGTACAGTATCTTTTATAGAATCTTATAATACATTAGCTTCTAATGCTACTGAATCTTTACTCCAAATGGCAGAGCAGTCTGCAAAGTTTGTTGAGACTAAGGTTGAAGGTCAATTGGATGTAATGGAAGGCTTGGCAGGAAATTATTACATAAAGAGTGATACACTATCTATAGATCAAAAACTAAATATTTTAAAAGATGAGGTTAAGAGAAGTGGTCATATAAGTATGGGTATAGGTGACGCTAGTGGTAATGTTATATTTACAGATGGAGTGAAAGCAAATTTATATGATAGGGAAAACTATAAACAAGCACTTCAAGGCAAGAGCTCAGTTTCAGATCCTGTTTTGGGTAAGGCAGATAACAGACTTGTTATGTCTTACGCTGTTCCAATTAAGGAGGATGGAAAAGTTAAAGGAGTTTTAATTGCTACTCGTGATGGAAGTGAATTGAGCAAATTAACTAGCAATATCAAGTATGGGAAAACTGGAACAACTTTTATGATAAGCAAAAATGGATATACAGTAGCAAATAAGGATATATCTCTTGTACGTAAAATGGAGAATGTAATTGAAAAAAGTAAAAATGATCCAAGCTTGCAGGAACTTATGAAGTTTGAAACTTATATGATGGAAGGTAAGAGTGGTGCAGCTGGTTATACATATAGGGATGGAACAAAAAAATATATTGGATATGCACCTGTTAAAGGTACAAATTGGTCATTAGGTATATCTGTGCCTAAAGCTGAAGTTATGGAAAGCCTTACAAAAAATGAAAAATTGGAGGCATTTACTACTATCATGTTTGTATTAATAGGAGTATTAATAGCATTTTTTATTACTTCATTTATAGCAAAACCTATAAATGCAATTACAAAGCATTTAAAAATAGTAGCATCTGGTGATTTTACAGTACCAGTACCTGAAAAGCTATTGAAAATGGAAGATGAATCTGGTATACTTGCTTCTGCAGTAAAGGATATGCAGGAGATTCAGGGAAATGTAATTAGAAATATAATAGAGCAATCTTCAAATGTAACTGAAAATATGAAACAAATTAATATGGAAATGGAAAATCTCAATAAAAGCATAGAAGAAATATCAGCAACTACAGAACAGCTATCGGATACAACAGAGAAGACTGCTGAATCTGCTGAAGAAATAAATGACATATCAAATACAATAGAAAAGGATGCAGAATCTATATCACAAAAAGCTGAACATAGTTCTGAAAGTGTTTTAAAAGCAACTAATATGTCAGAAGAAATGAAGCAAAAGGCCATAAAATCTAGAGAGAGTATAATGAGCATATACAAAAATACAAAAGAAAGTTTGGAAAATGCTATTAAAGATTCAAAAGAGGTTTCCAAGATCAATGAATTGTCTTCAGCAATTCTTGCCATTATGGAAAATACTAATTTACTAGCATTAAATGCATCTATTGAAGCCGCAAGAGCAGGAGAGGCGGGTAAAGGATTTGCTGTTGTAGCAGATGAAATAAGGAGCCTTTCTGATGATTCTAAAGACACTGTAACCAGAATACAGGAAGTTACTAAAAATATTTTAGAAGCCGTAGAAAACTTGTCCTCTGGTGCTTATGAAATATTGGAATTTATAGATAAGAAGATTTTACCTGATTATAATGAAATTGTAGTATCTCATGAAAAATCCAGTGAGAATTTTTCAGATATAAGTAACATGGTAAGAGATTTTAGTAATACTTCCTATAAACTCCTTACATCAGTTCAAAATGTATCAAAATTGATGCAGGAAATATCTGATAGTGGAAATGAACAAGCAACTGGAGCTCAAAATATTGCAGGTGAAACTTCTCAAATAACTAAAATGTCAGGTCATGTTGTAGAATTAACTGAAAAGGCAAAAGAAAAATCTGATTCTTTAGCGAATACAGTTTCAAAGTTCAAAGTATAA
- the nudC gene encoding NAD(+) diphosphatase yields MKRESIYKRYVPKYEQVRENDDNTYWFIFNSDKLLVKIIDNQVIIPTAISIEELNVPFKSVHYMGILNEHNCYAVNTSSIELQDNSMNFKPLRSLYDYLDEDIFLLSGKALQIIKWDETHKYCGRCGSLTDTIEGEYGKICPKCGFISYPRISPAVITAVIKDGQILMAHNKSFPGNRHSIIAGFVEPGETLEECVRRETSEEVGIKVKNIKYFSSQPWPFPNSLMIGFVAEYESGEICVDGEEITKADWFKELDTIELPSKMSIAREIIDWYREKYCSK; encoded by the coding sequence ATGAAAAGAGAAAGTATTTACAAAAGATATGTACCTAAATATGAACAAGTTAGAGAAAATGATGATAATACATATTGGTTTATATTTAATTCTGATAAACTTTTAGTAAAGATAATAGATAATCAAGTTATCATACCTACTGCAATAAGTATAGAAGAATTGAATGTTCCTTTCAAAAGTGTGCATTACATGGGGATTTTAAATGAACATAATTGTTATGCTGTAAATACAAGCTCTATTGAATTACAGGATAACAGCATGAATTTTAAACCACTAAGATCCTTATATGACTATTTAGATGAAGATATATTCTTATTATCAGGAAAAGCACTTCAGATTATTAAATGGGACGAAACTCACAAATACTGTGGAAGATGTGGAAGCCTTACAGATACAATTGAAGGTGAATATGGTAAAATTTGTCCTAAATGTGGTTTTATAAGTTATCCTCGTATTTCGCCAGCAGTAATAACAGCAGTAATAAAAGATGGACAAATACTTATGGCACATAACAAGTCTTTTCCAGGAAACAGACACAGTATTATTGCCGGCTTTGTAGAACCTGGTGAAACTCTTGAAGAATGTGTTAGAAGAGAAACATCTGAAGAAGTAGGGATAAAAGTCAAAAATATAAAATACTTTTCAAGTCAGCCTTGGCCTTTCCCAAATTCTTTAATGATAGGCTTCGTGGCTGAATATGAAAGTGGAGAAATATGCGTTGATGGTGAGGAAATAACCAAAGCAGACTGGTTTAAGGAGCTTGATACCATTGAATTACCATCTAAAATGAGCATAGCAAGAGAAATTATAGATTGGTATAGAGAAAAGTATTGTTCAAAGTAA
- a CDS encoding sugar-binding transcriptional regulator, with protein sequence MLLREYNQSTFIILKAAYLYYIKGLSQNEISDKLQVSITTVSRFIKKAKDEKIIEFVIKDPYIECIHLEEKLKETFGLKDVIIAPDPAVSHVENEKFNSENRKKLVALEGARYLQRIIKKDDVLGVSWGSTMYYLINYLNPCQKVDATFVTLHGSISCCENELDVRTLVSRMAKAFSGKKYYILAEGLMSNRAIAEYMKKEKSIAKVFNMFDKVNISINGIGSFYPNLDSKLSKKEYINEFELEKLKNKNVVGDIALRFFDANGKECKTDLKERTIAIDLESFKKIETKITIAADDNKAHTILSALKGNLIDVLIIDYSLGNSIMKLVGKAS encoded by the coding sequence ATGTTGCTTAGGGAATACAACCAGTCAACCTTTATAATTTTAAAAGCAGCGTATCTTTATTACATAAAAGGTTTGTCTCAAAACGAAATATCAGATAAATTACAAGTGTCCATTACTACAGTATCACGTTTCATTAAGAAAGCAAAAGATGAAAAAATCATTGAATTTGTTATCAAAGATCCATATATTGAATGCATACATTTGGAAGAAAAGCTTAAAGAAACTTTTGGCTTAAAAGATGTAATAATAGCTCCAGACCCTGCAGTTAGTCATGTAGAAAATGAAAAATTTAATTCAGAAAATAGAAAAAAATTAGTAGCTTTAGAAGGTGCAAGATATTTACAAAGGATTATAAAGAAGGATGATGTTTTAGGGGTTTCATGGGGAAGTACAATGTACTACTTGATAAACTACTTAAATCCATGTCAAAAAGTAGATGCAACATTTGTAACACTTCATGGAAGTATATCTTGCTGTGAAAATGAGTTAGATGTGAGGACTCTTGTATCAAGGATGGCAAAAGCATTTAGTGGGAAAAAATACTATATATTAGCTGAAGGTCTTATGAGCAATAGAGCCATTGCAGAATATATGAAAAAAGAGAAAAGTATTGCAAAAGTATTTAATATGTTTGATAAAGTTAATATTTCAATTAATGGGATTGGTTCATTTTATCCAAATTTGGATTCAAAGCTATCAAAAAAAGAATATATAAATGAGTTTGAACTGGAAAAATTGAAAAATAAGAATGTAGTTGGCGATATAGCGCTTAGATTTTTTGATGCAAATGGGAAGGAATGTAAAACTGACTTAAAAGAAAGAACAATAGCTATAGATTTGGAAAGCTTTAAGAAAATAGAAACAAAAATAACTATAGCGGCAGATGATAACAAAGCTCATACTATCTTATCAGCATTAAAGGGTAATTTAATTGATGTACTTATAATAGACTACTCACTTGGAAATTCAATTATGAAATTAGTAGGTAAAGCAAGTTAG